The Procambarus clarkii isolate CNS0578487 chromosome 92, FALCON_Pclarkii_2.0, whole genome shotgun sequence genomic interval aattgcctactctacgttatcccttgacgactccagcgattatgacaaggtgaagaaagttgtgctcatggcgtaccaattggtacctgaggcttataggcaaaagttcagaaacctgaagaagacctcagagcacacttttaccgaattcgccacgatcaaggagcgacttttccaggaatggtgtacctctcggaaggtggagaccaaggaagacctcgagcagctgattctgctggaggacttcaaggattgtttgactggagacttgaagacgtacctagaggaacagcaggtagagaccttgagtgcagcagccacaatggctgaggaatacatcctgactcataggccatcTGCTAGGTACGTCCCGAAGACCTATTCAAGATATCCAGCCAAACATAAACCGGAAGATAGAACTGCCCCTCGTAGTGCCGCCAAGTCAACCTCGGATAGTCCCCGGAGGTTTAGTCCGAAGAGAGATGTATTGTGTTGGACCTGCGGTAAGAGAGGACATATTGCTGCGAAGTGTCGTAGCAGTTCAGGTAATAATCCCCGTAGGGAAGTCATGCTGATGAACAGTATAGTACCACCGACATCCACCCAAGAGAAGAGGAAAGGATTGTTCGCCCCATATACCTCCCAAGGATGTGTAGCCAGTGGCCTTGCAAGTACGCCTGTGGTAATACTTAGAGACAGTGGAGCGGCCCAGTCTCTAATTCTGGAAACATCATTACCCGAAGGTATATCGGCGGATGAGATGCAGAAGGTAATCCTGGGTGGATTCCCTTCAACCTTGTACGTTGCCCCATTGGTACAAGTACATCTAGACTCTCAGCACTTCAAAGGTGAGTGTCGGTTGGCCGTGGTGGATAGTCTTCCCATAGAGGGAATTGACGTAATATTAGCCAATGACTTAGCCCTAGGATTGTTACCCAACTGTCCCCTGGTAGTGGATATTCCAGGACGTGAAGAGACCAGTCCCATCGCAGCAGTGCAAACCAGGTCTCAGGCGCACCTCCATGCACCACTAGATCTAAACACTTTGTTTGACTCTCCTCCTATCCCGCAGGTTACAAGTAGCCATACACCAGTCCCACCAGTCCAGATGCCGGTTCCCGAACGCTGGACTCGAGCCCAGCTGATAGAGGAACAGAAGAAGGACCCTCAGGTACGGAAGTTGGCCGACACCGTAGACTCTCCTACGAAAGGAGGGGATCTATATGTGTGGTCAAGTGGTGTACTGTGTCGCCGGCATCCTCCGAAATACCCCCAGTCAAGGGCGGTAGGTGATCAGATAGTCGTCCCAGCCGTGTTCAGATCTAAGCTGTTAGAAACAGCCCATGCTAATAGATTTGCTGGACATGGTGGGATCTCTAAGACTTTCCACCGCCTAGCCAAAGGTTTCTACTGGCCGCATATGAAGGAGGACGTACGTCATTTCTGCAAGACCTGCCATGCCTGCCAAGTGGCCGGAAAAGCAAACCAGCCTGTCCCCAAAGCCCCTTTATACCCCATTCCATCAATAGGTGAGCCCTTCGAACACCTCATCTTGGATATAGTAGGCCCTCTTCCACCTGCTACCTCAGGGGTGAAGTATTTGCTAACAATActagatcgggttagtaggtacccagaagcgatCCCCCTTAAAACCATCACAGCTAAGGTTTTGGTGAAACAACTGCTCTGGTTCATCTCGCGATACGGTCTTCCCAAGACCATTCAGACGGACCAGGGGTCTAATTTCATGTCCCACTTGTTTCGCCAACAGATCGCCGACCTGGGAATTCGACAGGTTACCTCtagtgcctaccatcccgagtcTCAAGGAGCTTTGGAACGTTTTCACCAGACGTTGAAGGGCATGCTTCGGAAGTTTTGCTACGACAGGCAGAATAAGTGGGTTGAAGAACTGCCCTACCTCCTATTTGCGGTAAGATCAGTGCCCAATGAATCCCTAGGAATCTCCCCATTCGAGATGATCTTTGGTCACTCAGTAAGAGGTCCCTTAGAGGTGGCACGAGACCATTGGCTGGACGCAGAAACCAACGAGGATATTGTGGACTGGTTGTCTACCAATAAAGGACGGCTGTTCTCAGCCTGGGAGATGGCTACAAGGACCTTAGAAAGTACACAAAGAACTATCAAGAGCAGGTATGATAGGAGAACCAAGCAGAGGGAGTTCAAAGTAGGAGATCTGGTTTTAGTATGTACTCCTACAATAACTGGGAGCTTGAGCGCCAGATTCGTAGGTCCCTACCCGGTTATAAAGAAGGTTACTAACCTCAATTACCTTCTTAGTACTCCAGACCGCCGTAAGAAAGAAACTCTGGTTCATGTTAATATGATCAAGAAATACGAGGGGCGGGATACACTCCCCGTAACCTTAGTGACCACTAATGACGAcattgaggaggaagaggtggtgttGACTAACTCAG includes:
- the LOC138359634 gene encoding uncharacterized protein; amino-acid sequence: MAEEYILTHRPSARYVPKTYSRYPAKHKPEDRTAPRSAAKSTSDSPRRFSPKRDVLCWTCGKRGHIAAKCRSSSGNNPRREVMLMNSIVPPTSTQEKRKGLFAPYTSQGCVASGLASTPVVILRDSGAAQSLILETSLPEGISADEMQKVILGGFPSTLYVAPLVQVHLDSQHFKGECRLAVVDSLPIEGIDVILANDLALGLLPNCPLVVDIPGREETSPIAAVQTRSQAHLHAPLDLNTLFDSPPIPQVTSSHTPVPPVQMPVPERWTRAQLIEEQKKDPQVRKLADTVDSPTKGGDLYVWSSGVLCRRHPPKYPQSRAVGDQIVVPAVFRSKLLETAHANRFAGHGGISKTFHRLAKGFYWPHMKEDVRHFCKTCHACQVAGKANQPVPKAPLYPIPSIGEPFEHLILDIVGPLPPATSGVKYLLTILDRVSRYPEAIPLKTITAKVLVKQLLWFISRYGLPKTIQTDQGSNFMSHLFRQQIADLGIRQVTSSAYHPESQGALERFHQTLKGMLRKFCYDRQNKWVEELPYLLFAVRSVPNESLGISPFEMIFGHSVRGPLEVARDHWLDAETNEDIVDWLSTNKGRLFSAWEMATRTLESTQRTIKSRYDRRTKQREFKVGDLVLVCTPTITGSLSARFVGPYPVIKKVTNLNYLLSTPDRRKKETLVHVNMIKKYEGRDTLPVTLVTTNDDIEEEEVVLTNSDILLNLQAKLTHVAEGHQSSLLQMIRQYKPIFDDVPGLTSVLRHDVELEEGVRPIKQHPYRLNPLKKRVVKEEVDYMLKHHLIAPSSSPWSSPILLVPKPGKKYRLCIDYRQVNKVTVADTYPLPRVEECLDAIGRARYLTKFDLFKGYWQVPLTEKAKPISAFVTPDGLFECQVMPFGMKNAASTFQRLMGTVLRDVENTLVYIDDVLIYDVDWQDHLRHIEDFFKAMLQSGLVVNLHKSEFARTSVVFLGHKVGGGWIAPKASKIEAIVQYPTPATRKDILRFLGMAGFYRKFVPNFSSIAVPLTNLLKKGVKLIWNENCQEAFESLKAILISAPILRSPSFEDRFILTVDASDYGLGSVLSQTDEKGVEHPVAYHSKKFTPSQLNYSVIEKETLALINSVQHFEVYLTSNGHPILVRTDHNPLKFLAQFKQKNLRLTRWSLHLQQYPLQIEHIKGVDNVVADALSRI